The nucleotide sequence GGCCGGAGAAATCTGGCGGCGGGCAAACCACAGTCGATCCCGGGCCGCCTCATCCGCCGCCACCTCCACCGACCGCGCCCCCAATTGCCGACAAATCTGGGCAGCCTGACGGATCTCGTCGTCCACGGCGGCGGGGTGACCGTCCACCTCCACCAAGAGCACCGCTTCGGCGTCGACAGGGAGACCGCTGGGCCGAAACGCCTCCACGGCCCGAAGGCAGGCCTGGTCGATGATCTCCAAGGCTCCCGGGAGGATCCCCGAGGTCAAAATCTTGGAAATGGCCTTCCCCGCCACCACCAGATCGTCAAAAACCGCCAGGGCCGTCCGCCGGGCCTGGGGTTTTGGCAGCAGGCGCAACACGGCTTCCGTGACGATGCCCAAGGTCCCTTCGGAGCCGACGATCAGCCGCGTCAAATCATACCCCGTCACATTCTTGATCGTGTGGCCTCCGGTGCGAAACACCCTCCCGTCGGCAGTCACCACCTCAAGACCCAGCACATAATCCCGGGTCACCCCGTATTTCAGCCCCCTGGGGCCGCCGGAGTTCTCCGCGATATTGCCCCCGATGGTGGAAATCCGGGAACTGCTCGGATCCGGCGGATAAAACAAGCCGTGGCGCTCCGCCGCCTTCTGCAGATCCAAGGTCCGCACCCCCGGCGACACCACCGCCACCAAATCGTCCGGGTAGATCTCCAGCTTCCCATCCATCTTCGACAGATCCACCACGATGCCCCCGTACACCGGCAGCGGACCGCCGCTCAGACAACTGCCCGATCCCCGGGGGTACAAAGGAATCCGCTCCCTCGCCGCCGTCCGCACCACCGCCTGCACTTCCTCGGTACTCTTCGGTTGCACCACACAATCCGGCACATAGACCCCGAAGGACGCGTCATAAGCATAACTCAACCGATCCGCCTCGGAGGTCAGCACCCGGCCGGGGCCGAGAATCCCCCGCAACTCTTCAATGGGCACCGCCCGCCGGGAGCCGCCGGCCGCCCGACTCTCTTCTCCCGCACTCATCCACGGTCCTTCCCTTCTTCTTCCTCTTCCCAAACCAGGTCGCCATCTGCAGTAAACGTCACATCCCGCAGAGCCCCTACCCCGGCCACGTCCGGCCATGTCTGCGCCTCTTCCCACAGCGCCTCCCCCACCCGGACCTCGCCGAGCTCCAGGGTATTGGCCACCGCCATCCAGCGCACCTGGTGCGGCGGCCGTTTTAACGCTCGGAACGCCGAGTCGAGCATTTCTTTTTCACTGGCAAATGTCATGGGGACGGCGGCCCGAGCGGCAAATCCGCTCGTCAAACAGTTCAAATACGTGGCGGCACGGTCGATTTTCGCCGCCAGCTTTTCTGACCACCAACAGGTCGAGCCGATCGGTCGGTAGGCCAGGCATCAGCCGCCTGGCTTCTTTGAGCAACTCGCGGTCGCCCGCCAGAAGATCCGCCGCCAAAAGACCGGACGGTTTGAACTACCTTCCGAAGGGTCCGGTCGATTCCGAAGATCCCACGGCTTCCCGCCGTAATCGCCACCCGAAGAGGGCACCCAAAAGCCTGGCCCAGCACGGCCGACGTCTCCCGCTCCCCCACCCCTTCGAGATCGGCGATCTCCGGGGTCTCCAGGTTCCGGCGCACCTTGGCCCACTTCATCGCCCGGCCTCCTTCATTTCCTGCTCAACCTTCTCCCGAACCTTTCCCAGGTGAAAAGCCATGGCCGCCCGGGCTTCCTCCGGGCGACGCTCCCGAATCGCCTGGTAGATGCGATCGTGCTCGTCAAAAACCTCCCGCATGCGCTTGAAGTTACCCTGGTTCGGGCCCAAGGTGCAGCGCATCCCTTCCCGGATCAAATCGGACACCCGGGCCATTAGTTCAACCAGGATGGGGTTGCCGGTGGCTTTGGCGACCGCCTGATGAAACTGCAGATCCCCGGCATCGCCCACCCGCCCGGCCCGGAGTTCGTTCAGATACCCCTGCATCGCCTTTTCGATCTCCGCGACCTCCGGCTCTCCCGCACGCTGGGCGGCCAACTCCGCCGCCGACGTCTCCAGGATGCTCCGCATCTCCAAAAGGTGTAAAATCTGCTTGGGAAATGCGATCA is from Kyrpidia tusciae DSM 2912 and encodes:
- a CDS encoding FAD-binding oxidoreductase, whose translation is MSAGEESRAAGGSRRAVPIEELRGILGPGRVLTSEADRLSYAYDASFGVYVPDCVVQPKSTEEVQAVVRTAARERIPLYPRGSGSCLSGGPLPVYGGIVVDLSKMDGKLEIYPDDLVAVVSPGVRTLDLQKAAERHGLFYPPDPSSSRISTIGGNIAENSGGPRGLKYGVTRDYVLGLEVVTADGRVFRTGGHTIKNVTGYDLTRLIVGSEGTLGIVTEAVLRLLPKPQARRTALAVFDDLVVAGKAISKILTSGILPGALEIIDQACLRAVEAFRPSGLPVDAEAVLLVEVDGHPAAVDDEIRQAAQICRQLGARSVEVAADEAARDRLWFARRQISPAIARIKPTKISEDATVPRSRIPEMFAKLREIRKKYGVELVVFGHAGDGNLHPNILCDLRDREEMKRVEEAVAEIFRAALEMGGTLSGEHGIGTMKAPFLTWQLGEVGVEMTKRIKQAWDPDNIMNPGKIFPEPGRDGLVFTS
- a CDS encoding FadR/GntR family transcriptional regulator, giving the protein MIQPVRRSKLSEAVVEQLKELIQSGVYPPGTKLPPEKELAKQFGVSRASVREALSVLASAGIIDVRQGEGSFVLEADLSRYIPPVAVSMIAFPKQILHLLEMRSILETSAAELAAQRAGEPEVAEIEKAMQGYLNELRAGRVGDAGDLQFHQAVAKATGNPILVELMARVSDLIREGMRCTLGPNQGNFKRMREVFDEHDRIYQAIRERRPEEARAAMAFHLGKVREKVEQEMKEAGR